TCGTCAAACTCTTTGATCAGTGTTGCATGGGTACTGGCGTTAATGCCTTTATCCAACAACAAAGCTTTAGCAGCGCTCAGGAAAACGGTGTAAGTATGGTAAATGCTATCGGCCCAACGGCTTTCGTTGAAAGCTGCTTGTGCCCAGCCAAATTTCTCTTCAGATTCAAAGATCAGAGTAGCAACCAGGTCAATGATAACGCTGGCACACTCGCCCACACCAATAGCTGTTTTAAAGGTTTCTTCATGACCCCAGTCAACAAACTCCTCGTCGGTCAGGTTGGTCAGATCGGCCAATGGTTTCAGCAACTGGTAGAAGTAATCCTTGCCTTTAGCATCATAGTACTGGTGGAAAGTTTCGCCACCGATTGAATTAGCTTTATAGTCATTCAGAACCCAACGCAATACGTTAGCCGCACGTTTAGCCGGAACCTTGATTACTTTATCAGCCGCGCGGCCGATGCCATCGCCAACAGTACCGCCACCCAGCAATACCTGCATTGAAGGCAGTACGCGGGCGCCAGCTTTTAATGAGCTGCCGTGGAAACCAATATGCGCCAAACCGTGCTGACCGCAGCTGTTCATACAGCCGCTGATTTTGATCTTGATATCGCGGTTATCTACAAACTCTGCATATTCATCAAATACGATGTTTTCCAGTACGCGGGCAAAGGTCATACTGTTGCTGATACCCAGGTTACAGGTATCGGTACCAGGGCAGGTGGTAACGTCGGCCAGGCTGTCAAATCCAGGCTCGGCCAGGTTAACCTCGTTCAATGCTTTGAACAGGGCAGGCAGTGCCTCTGGGCGAACATGTTTTAATAACAAGCCCTGATTTGCGGTGATGCGCATCTCATCGGCTACCAGATCTTTAATGCCATCTACCAGCTTGCGGGCAACATCAGTTTTAATATCACCTACGGGTACTTTAACCCATACGCCATAAAAACCTTTTTGCTTTTGTTCAAAAACGTTGGTTGCACGCCATACCTCGTAAGCCAGGCTGTCTTCTGCTTCGATTGAAGCTACAGCGGCCGGGATTTGTG
This region of Mucilaginibacter yixingensis genomic DNA includes:
- a CDS encoding HEPN domain-containing protein — encoded protein: MQSFRTELENPVVEKDIIDLARKIELFREGKIHEEKFRSLRLARGVYGQRQPGVQMVRIKLPFGKVTFKQLLRIADISDEYGSGNLHLTTRQDIQIHYVSLDRTPELWSKLEQDDITLREACGNTVRNVTASPDAGINPEEPFDVSPYAHATFEYFLRNPICQEMGRKFKIAFSSSEKDTAFAYIHDVGFVPKIKDGERGFKVLLGGGLGAQPAIASVVHEFLHEDEIIPYIESVIRVFDRYGERNNRNKARMKFLIGKLGLEEMVRLIALERTANKFKTYKINRDSIAEPQIPAAVASIEAEDSLAYEVWRATNVFEQKQKGFYGVWVKVPVGDIKTDVARKLVDGIKDLVADEMRITANQGLLLKHVRPEALPALFKALNEVNLAEPGFDSLADVTTCPGTDTCNLGISNSMTFARVLENIVFDEYAEFVDNRDIKIKISGCMNSCGQHGLAHIGFHGSSLKAGARVLPSMQVLLGGGTVGDGIGRAADKVIKVPAKRAANVLRWVLNDYKANSIGGETFHQYYDAKGKDYFYQLLKPLADLTNLTDEEFVDWGHEETFKTAIGVGECASVIIDLVATLIFESEEKFGWAQAAFNESRWADSIYHTYTVFLSAAKALLLDKGINASTHATLIKEFDEKFVAAGEFPLAGTFNDLVLQINQNEPSEAFATQFMEQATAFLNQVKEKREALLQA